In a single window of the Rattus norvegicus strain BN/NHsdMcwi chromosome 6, GRCr8, whole genome shotgun sequence genome:
- the LOC134479433 gene encoding dnaJ homolog subfamily C member 17-like, which produces MAVIKELVQMDLYVLQGVEEKATDKEVKKAYRQKALSCHPDKNLDNPRAAELFHQLSQALEVLTDAAARAAYDKERKARKQAAERNQRLDENRKKLKLDQEAREWEAQATEEEEESRNTTTLEQEMARLREEGSRQLEEQQWLIQEQIRQDREQRLRGRTENREGKRNPKLKLKWTCKKEDESQGGYSRDVLLRLLHKYGEVLNLVVSGRKPGNVIVEIATVRAAELAVRNEVGLADNPLKVSWLEGQPQGTVDPSTPGLLKGSVLSEREYKSLVMMGMHQATE; this is translated from the coding sequence ATGGCAGTGATCAAAGAGCTAGTACAAATGGATCTCTATGTGCTGCAGGGCGTCGAAGAGAAGGCGACAGACAAAGAGGTGAAGAAGGCCTACAGACAAAAAGCACTCTCCTGCCACCCAGATAAAAATCTAGATAACCCCAGAGCAGCTGAACTCTTCCACCAGCTGTCCCAGGCCTTGGAGGTACTGACTGATGCTGCAGCCAGGGCTGCCTATGACAAGGAGAGGAAAGCCAGGAagcaggctgcagagaggaaCCAGAGACTTGACGAgaacaggaagaaactgaagctcgaccaggaggccagggagtgggagGCCCAGGccactgaggaagaggaggagagcaggaACACCACCACACTAGAGCAGGAGATGGCTCGATTACGAGAAGAGGGTTCCCGTCAGTTGGAAGAGCAGCAATGGCTGATCCAGGAGCAGATCCGCCAGGACCGAgaacagaggctgagaggaagaacagaaaatagagaaggCAAAAGAAACCCCAAACTAAAGCTTAAGTGGACGTGCAAGAAGGAGGATGAGTCCCAAGGGGGCTACTCCAGAGATGTCCTCCTGAGGCTTTTACATAAGTATGGGGAGGTTCTCAACTTGGTAGTTTCCGGAAGGAAGCCAGGCAATGTCATAGTGGAGATTGCAACTGTCAGAGCTGCGGAGTTGGCCGTCAGAAATGAAGTGGGCCTGGCTGACAACCCTCTGAAGGTTTCCTGGTTGGAGGGACAGCCCCAGGGCACGGTGGACCCCAGTACCCCAGGACTGTTGAAGGGCTCAGTGTTGTCAGAAAGGGAATATAAGAGTCTGGTCATGATGGGCATGCATCAGGCCACTGAGTGA
- the LOC134479438 gene encoding M-phase phosphoprotein 6-like, translated as MASEQKTKLSTNLLRMKFMQRGLDSENQKQLEEEERKTIRDETWYLDLPELKEKESFIIEEQSFSLCEDLLYGRMPFRGFNPEVEKFMLQMNSRNRVAAAEEEETVEADVSEEEMARRYETLEGTIGKMFAKNRD; from the coding sequence ATGGCGTCGGAGCAGAAGACGAAGTTATCCACAAACCTGCTGCGCATGAAGTTCATGCAGAGGGGCCTGGACTCGGAAAACCAGAAACAGCTAGAAGAGGAGGAACGGAAGACGATCAGGGATGAGACCTGGTACCTGGATTTGCCGGAGTTGAAGGAGAAGGAGAGCTTCATCATAGAAGAGCAGAGCTTCTCCCTGTGTGAAGACCTTCTCTATGGAAGGATGCCTTTCAGAGGCTTTAATCCTGAAGTTGAGAAGTTCATGCTTCAGATGAATTCCAGGAACAGAGTGGCGgcggcagaagaggaggagactgtagAGGCTGACGTGTCGGAGGAAGAAATGGCAAGAAGATATGAGACTTTGGAGGGAACAATTGGGAAAATGTTTGCCAAGAATAGGGACTGA